Part of the Ruegeria sp. THAF33 genome, CAGTTCTTGAGATGCTGAGCGCTTAGGTACGACACCTATTTGCGTACCCCGGCGATCTATTGGAAAACAAACAAACCCCGCATTGGATTTGCGGCATCCAAGAAATCACGGCCACGAATGACTGTTGGCCTCATCATGGGTTTTCTATATTTGTGAGGACGTAATCCACCGTTCAATCTCGCCTGGGGAAACTGAGCGAAACCAATCGCCCGAGTTGTCAGGTCACGGTGGATCTCAGCGGGCATTCGGCGATCACTAAGCTTCGGAACACAGTCCGGGCCTGACAACACAACCCTGATGTTGTTCGATTGCCGATTATCTGGTGCGCCACTTACTCGCCCAACAGCTGCGACAGTTTTTCTGCACCCCGGCGCAAGGTGTCGAGAAATGACTTCAGACTGCCGACATCATGCCGTTGCGTCGGGGCATGAACTGAAAGCGTGGCAACCAGCCTGCCCTGCGCGTCCTGCACCGGTACGGCAATCGCCACCATGCCCGCCATGAATTCTTCGTCGTCGGTGGAAAATCCCCGCTCGGCGGTGATCTTGATTTCACTCAGCAGGGCCTTCGGCTCTGTCAAAGAACGGGCAGTCTGCTCTTTTAGCTTCCCGGCTAACAGAAACCCGTTCAGAGTTTTGGGGCGCAAGGTGGAAAGGTACATCTTGCCACTGGCCGTGCAATGGAACGGCACCTGGGTTCCGATCGGCAATTGAATCCGCAACGGCCATTTTGTTTCCACTCGGTCAAGATAGATCATGCCTTCGCGATCCGGGATGGCCAGATTGCATGTTTCGCCCACTTCGTCGGCTACGCCGCGCAGGATGGCGAGACGCGCGGTCCGCAGATGCTCGGCGGACATGGTATTCACGGACAACAGCCGCAATCGTCTGCCCGGACCATAGGACCGTCCGTCAAGATCGCGTTGCAGGAACCCTTCTGCCTCTGCCGTTTGCAGCAAACGATGGATGGTGGGTTTGGCCAATCCCAATGCATCGATCAGATCCGAGGGTTTGACCGCAACGCCGCGCCGTGCCACCTCTTCAAGGATCAGCAACAGGCGCAGGTTGGTGGGAATCTGAGTTTCTCTGTCTTTAGTATCAGTCTCGGCCATCCTTCAACATTCTAGTTATTTGGCAGAAGGATCAAGGCCAGTTCGGGCACCAGCGACACCAATATCCAGACGGATATCAGGGCCACCAAGTAAGGCACCGTATAGCGCAGCAACCGGAAATACGGCACACCGGTCACGCCGGAAGCGACGTAAAGGTTAAGCCCGTATGGTGGTGTGATAAACCCGATGGACGCCCCGACCAGGAAGATGACCGAGAAATGGATTGGATCAATTCCAACCGAGGCTGCGATTGGCGCAAGGATCGGGGCCAGGATGATGGTGACCGGAAGGCTTTCCAGCACCATGCCCGAAAAGAAGACGATCACCATCGATGTGAACAGAACCGCATGGTACCCCCCCATGG contains:
- a CDS encoding IclR family transcriptional regulator, yielding MAETDTKDRETQIPTNLRLLLILEEVARRGVAVKPSDLIDALGLAKPTIHRLLQTAEAEGFLQRDLDGRSYGPGRRLRLLSVNTMSAEHLRTARLAILRGVADEVGETCNLAIPDREGMIYLDRVETKWPLRIQLPIGTQVPFHCTASGKMYLSTLRPKTLNGFLLAGKLKEQTARSLTEPKALLSEIKITAERGFSTDDEEFMAGMVAIAVPVQDAQGRLVATLSVHAPTQRHDVGSLKSFLDTLRRGAEKLSQLLGE